From a single Nostoc sp. MS1 genomic region:
- a CDS encoding aminopeptidase P family protein, whose product MSSLADTLRDRRQKLASLIDFPVILWSGSDTPRNFPANIYPFRASSHFLYFAGLPLPNAAIRLEGGKLELFIDDPAPSSALWHGEMPKREEIAAQIGAESARTLSELKHRGSNAASIPVQNYRTTLVQSQVLQRNISSPYDLDGIDRELARAIVTLRLSHDAGALAELRKAAAVSVAAHKAGMAATPNAKIEAEVRAAMESVFIAHNMTTAYNSIVTVHGEVLHNEQYHHPLQPGDLLLVDVGGETPTGWAADITRTWPVSGKFSPTQRDIYDVVLAAHDACIAKIRPGVEYRDIHLLAATVIAEGLVDLGILQGNPQDLVEIDAHALFFPHGIGHLLGLDVHDMEDLGDLAGYEEGRSRSDRFGLGYLRLNRPLQSGMLVTIEPGFYQVPPILNNASDRAKYQDVVNWERLAQFADVRGIRIEDDVLVTDTGSEVLTTTLPNDAETIENLVNEG is encoded by the coding sequence ATGAGTTCCCTAGCTGATACTTTACGCGATCGCCGTCAAAAACTAGCCAGCTTGATTGATTTTCCGGTAATTCTCTGGTCTGGTAGCGACACACCACGCAACTTTCCTGCCAATATTTACCCATTTCGTGCCAGCAGTCACTTCCTCTATTTTGCTGGCTTACCCCTACCTAACGCCGCCATTCGCCTAGAAGGTGGCAAGTTAGAACTATTTATTGATGATCCTGCACCCAGTAGCGCTCTTTGGCATGGAGAAATGCCCAAGCGTGAAGAAATCGCTGCACAAATTGGCGCAGAATCCGCCAGAACCTTGTCTGAGTTAAAACATCGGGGAAGTAATGCCGCATCAATCCCCGTCCAAAATTATCGAACGACCCTTGTACAATCACAAGTGTTGCAAAGAAACATATCCTCACCCTATGACTTGGATGGCATAGATAGAGAATTAGCTAGGGCAATTGTGACTTTACGCCTCAGCCACGATGCAGGCGCATTAGCCGAGTTACGCAAAGCGGCGGCTGTGAGTGTAGCCGCCCACAAAGCTGGTATGGCAGCCACCCCCAACGCCAAAATTGAGGCAGAAGTTCGGGCAGCAATGGAAAGCGTTTTCATCGCCCACAACATGACAACCGCATACAACAGCATTGTCACAGTCCACGGCGAAGTTCTGCACAACGAACAATATCACCACCCTTTGCAACCAGGAGATTTATTATTAGTCGATGTTGGTGGCGAAACCCCAACAGGTTGGGCAGCAGATATTACCCGTACTTGGCCTGTTTCTGGTAAATTTTCCCCAACGCAACGCGACATTTATGATGTGGTACTTGCAGCCCATGATGCCTGCATTGCTAAAATTCGCCCTGGTGTGGAATATAGGGATATTCATCTATTGGCGGCGACAGTTATCGCTGAGGGTTTAGTTGATTTAGGCATATTACAAGGCAACCCCCAAGATTTAGTAGAAATTGATGCCCATGCCTTATTTTTCCCCCACGGTATCGGTCATCTGTTGGGGTTAGATGTGCATGATATGGAAGATTTGGGAGATTTGGCAGGGTATGAGGAAGGCAGGAGTAGAAGCGATCGCTTTGGTTTAGGCTACCTGCGTTTAAATCGTCCTTTACAATCAGGAATGTTAGTCACCATCGAACCCGGATTTTATCAGGTTCCCCCAATTTTAAACAATGCCAGCGATCGCGCTAAATATCAAGATGTAGTTAATTGGGAACGCCTAGCCCAATTTGCTGATGTGCGCGGTATCCGCATTGAAGACGATGTATTAGTAACAGATACAGGTAGTGAAGTTTTAACAACTACCTTACCAAATGATGCTGAAACCATAGAAAATTTAGTCAATGAGGGTTGA
- a CDS encoding DUF2231 domain-containing protein codes for MNPELIDQLNVQLGPNGLPYTIPIHPNLVHLTLGLFIIGITFDIIGVLFPWQKWVFKFLAITVERDNFFDVGWYNMVGSTIITFFTVAAGFYEMFLAAPAPDIKSDWGLQAMQTMMWHGVGGVFLLGLIAVMTLWRAWQRYVWSPGEDRQVQLPYLLAGIAIMFIMYLHGTLGAQLAAEFGVHNTADSLLRLGEDLNTMLK; via the coding sequence ATGAACCCAGAATTAATTGACCAATTAAATGTCCAACTTGGGCCTAACGGTCTACCTTACACAATCCCCATTCATCCAAACCTAGTTCATTTAACCTTGGGTTTATTCATCATTGGCATCACCTTTGATATCATCGGTGTACTTTTCCCTTGGCAGAAATGGGTTTTTAAATTTTTGGCGATTACTGTAGAACGGGATAACTTCTTTGATGTTGGTTGGTACAACATGGTAGGTTCCACCATCATCACCTTTTTCACAGTAGCAGCCGGCTTTTATGAAATGTTCCTAGCCGCGCCAGCACCAGATATTAAAAGTGACTGGGGACTACAAGCCATGCAAACCATGATGTGGCATGGCGTAGGTGGAGTATTTCTTTTAGGTTTAATTGCTGTGATGACCCTATGGCGGGCCTGGCAACGCTACGTCTGGTCTCCAGGTGAAGACAGACAAGTCCAGTTGCCCTATTTACTAGCTGGTATAGCGATCATGTTTATCATGTATCTCCACGGCACACTAGGAGCGCAATTAGCGGCTGAATTTGGCGTACATAACACAGCAGATAGCTTGTTGCGCTTAGGTGAAGACCTCAACACCATGCTGAAGTAA
- a CDS encoding cytochrome c oxidase subunit II — protein MMIRNFFNILALIIGAIAVTITSFWIGQQSYSWLPPQAAAESRLIDDLFSFLVTLGSFIFLGVTAVLLYSLLFHRAAQYDYSDGPHIEGNIALEVVWTAIPILLVFWIANYSYQVYEQMGIQGPTALVHLHNPMGMESAYAATNDALAEPEEKIDVIAKQWAWVFRYPEKNVTSTELHLPSDRRVKLALHSEDVLHGFYIPAFRLKQDIIPNHTIDFEFTPIREGKYHLTDSQYSGTYFATMQANVVVESPEDYHKWLAKVANHKPGAAHNQAATEYAQSLIQPVKTGWPTVAPAPAPLVNYPG, from the coding sequence ATGATGATCCGTAATTTCTTCAACATTTTGGCATTGATAATAGGCGCGATCGCTGTGACTATTACCAGTTTTTGGATAGGTCAACAGTCCTATTCTTGGCTACCTCCTCAAGCTGCTGCCGAATCTCGCTTAATTGATGATTTGTTTAGCTTCTTAGTAACTCTGGGTTCATTCATCTTTCTTGGTGTGACAGCCGTTTTGTTATATTCCTTGCTGTTCCATCGGGCGGCTCAATATGACTACAGCGACGGCCCCCACATTGAAGGTAATATCGCCCTAGAAGTAGTTTGGACAGCTATTCCCATCCTCTTGGTATTTTGGATTGCTAACTATAGCTACCAAGTTTATGAACAAATGGGTATCCAAGGGCCTACAGCATTGGTACACCTACATAATCCAATGGGAATGGAATCAGCTTATGCAGCCACAAATGATGCTTTAGCTGAACCTGAAGAAAAAATTGATGTGATTGCTAAACAATGGGCGTGGGTATTTCGCTATCCCGAAAAGAATGTTACCAGTACAGAACTGCATTTACCAAGCGATCGCCGTGTAAAATTGGCGCTACATTCTGAAGATGTACTACACGGCTTCTATATTCCCGCTTTTCGCCTCAAGCAAGACATCATCCCCAACCACACAATTGACTTTGAATTTACCCCCATCCGCGAAGGTAAATATCACCTCACCGATTCTCAATATAGCGGTACATACTTCGCCACCATGCAGGCAAATGTTGTTGTGGAGTCACCCGAAGATTATCACAAATGGTTAGCCAAAGTAGCCAACCATAAACCAGGCGCTGCCCACAACCAAGCTGCTACCGAATACGCCCAAAGCCTCATTCAGCCAGTAAAAACTGGTTGGCCAACAGTTGCACCCGCCCCAGCACCTTTGGTTAATTACCCAGGTTAA
- the recA gene encoding recombinase RecA, with product MAINTDNSGKQKALTMVLNQIERSFGKGTIMRLGDATRMRVETISTGALTLDLALGGGLPKGRVIEIYGPESSGKTTVALHAIAEVQKEGGIAAFVDAEHALDPTYAAALGVDIANLLVSQPDTGESALEIVDQLVRSAAVDIVVIDSVAALVPRAEIEGDMGDAHVGLQARLMSQALRKITGNIGKSGCTVIFINQLRQKIGVTYGSPETTTGGNALKFYASVRLDIRRIQTLKKGTDEFGNRVKVKVAKNKVAPPFRIAEFDIIFGKGVSTLGCLVDLAEETGVLIRKGAWYSYNGDNISQGRDNAIKYLEEKPEFAEQIKQQVREKLDKGAVVSANSVAKVSEEDEEDVDLEEEE from the coding sequence ATGGCTATCAATACCGATAATTCTGGCAAGCAAAAAGCGCTAACTATGGTACTCAACCAGATAGAGCGCAGCTTCGGTAAAGGAACAATCATGCGCCTGGGTGATGCTACCCGGATGCGGGTAGAAACAATTTCTACCGGAGCGCTTACCTTGGATTTAGCACTGGGTGGCGGTTTACCCAAGGGACGGGTGATTGAGATTTATGGGCCGGAAAGTTCCGGTAAAACTACCGTAGCACTCCATGCGATCGCAGAAGTGCAGAAAGAAGGTGGCATTGCTGCTTTTGTGGATGCTGAACACGCCCTTGATCCTACATATGCCGCAGCCTTGGGCGTAGATATCGCAAATTTGCTGGTTTCCCAACCTGACACCGGCGAATCAGCTTTAGAAATTGTCGATCAGCTGGTGCGTTCCGCAGCAGTTGACATCGTAGTTATTGACTCAGTAGCAGCTTTGGTTCCCCGCGCAGAAATCGAAGGTGACATGGGTGATGCCCACGTCGGCTTACAAGCAAGATTAATGAGCCAAGCTCTACGTAAAATTACTGGTAACATCGGTAAATCTGGTTGTACAGTAATTTTCATTAACCAGTTGCGGCAAAAAATTGGTGTTACCTACGGTAGCCCAGAAACTACAACTGGTGGTAATGCTTTGAAATTCTATGCTTCAGTACGCTTGGACATTCGCCGGATTCAAACCTTGAAAAAAGGTACAGATGAATTTGGTAATAGAGTCAAAGTCAAAGTTGCTAAAAATAAAGTTGCACCGCCTTTTAGAATTGCGGAATTTGACATTATTTTTGGTAAAGGTGTTTCTACACTAGGTTGTTTAGTAGACTTGGCTGAAGAAACTGGTGTCCTCATCCGTAAAGGTGCATGGTACAGTTACAACGGCGATAACATTTCTCAAGGTCGAGATAATGCGATTAAATATCTAGAAGAAAAGCCAGAATTTGCTGAACAAATTAAGCAACAAGTACGGGAGAAATTAGACAAAGGCGCTGTAGTTTCTGCCAACTCTGTAGCTAAAGTTAGTGAAGAAGATGAAGAAGATGTTGATTTAGAGGAAGAAGAATAA
- a CDS encoding PhzF family phenazine biosynthesis protein: MGQIITQVDAFTDKPFAGNPAAVCVLSSPQDDAWLQNIAQEMNLSETAFLIKQEDGFNLRWFTPTVEVPLCGHATLASAHVLWSQGHLLTNEIARFYTKSGLLIAKLQGDWIELNFPVNQSHEAIAPPTLAEALGVAYKSLYQNTLGYLVELDSEDLVRQLQPNFQLLKTLPVPDVIVTSKTHRNSQYDFVSRFFAPSLGINEDPVTGAAHCCLAAYWRDRLHKDEFLAYQASSRGGVVKVRYQGGDRVFLAGQAVTVMRGELF, from the coding sequence ATGGGACAAATTATTACTCAAGTAGATGCCTTTACCGATAAACCCTTTGCCGGAAACCCTGCGGCTGTGTGTGTTTTATCTTCTCCTCAAGATGATGCTTGGTTGCAGAATATCGCCCAGGAAATGAATTTATCGGAGACTGCTTTTTTAATTAAGCAAGAGGATGGTTTTAATCTGCGTTGGTTTACACCTACTGTAGAAGTGCCGCTTTGTGGTCATGCAACTTTAGCCAGCGCTCATGTTTTATGGTCGCAAGGGCATTTATTAACTAATGAAATTGCTCGTTTTTATACCAAAAGTGGCTTATTAATTGCCAAGCTACAAGGTGATTGGATTGAGTTAAATTTTCCTGTAAATCAATCACACGAAGCAATCGCACCGCCAACACTTGCAGAAGCTTTGGGTGTTGCTTACAAATCTTTATATCAAAATACTTTGGGTTATTTGGTAGAGTTGGACTCTGAAGATTTAGTGCGGCAATTACAGCCGAATTTTCAACTACTGAAAACTTTGCCAGTGCCGGATGTCATAGTTACTAGCAAAACCCATCGTAATTCTCAATACGATTTTGTCTCTCGCTTCTTTGCCCCAAGCTTAGGTATAAACGAAGACCCTGTGACGGGGGCTGCTCATTGCTGCTTGGCGGCTTACTGGCGCGATCGCTTACATAAAGATGAGTTCTTAGCTTATCAAGCCTCTAGTCGTGGAGGTGTGGTGAAGGTGCGTTATCAAGGAGGCGATCGCGTTTTTCTGGCAGGTCAAGCAGTTACAGTCATGCGAGGGGAATTATTTTAA
- the psb34 gene encoding photosystem II assembly protein Psb34: protein MYTTINEDGILNNYATEPKLYYAEYPNQEQQNLYKIQGAIATLVLALVVLVAFGVS, encoded by the coding sequence ATGTACACCACTATTAACGAAGACGGTATTCTTAATAACTACGCAACTGAACCAAAACTCTACTACGCTGAGTATCCCAACCAAGAGCAGCAAAATTTATACAAAATTCAAGGTGCGATCGCTACTTTGGTTTTGGCTTTAGTCGTATTGGTTGCCTTTGGCGTTAGCTAA
- a CDS encoding pentapeptide repeat-containing protein, whose protein sequence is MPANKTDKLWRWLIGITVIFAVTITVILFVSSNSPGLAIQQKIQFRNQALITTAILFLGLGVIINAYYAAKRIDAIHKSALAAEKNVEINVQNAKLSENRLISERLMTAITQLGHEKIETRTGAIYVLEKVAQDFPQEHWTVMEILTAFVRENAPAREVEVLEEDDSQPTSLNRYKQAERQKLQQYLHQNEESAKIRSDVQVALTVIGRRNYLQDEDNKRIDLRNVNLRRVELLGANLQKADLRGCDLRGADLRGCDFSGANLDSVKLAGAILFEAIFLKANLQGADIQGANLNRADLSGANLRGANLMGASLRAATLQGANLYKVNLQQAILKLANLSGAKLFLANMQGAKLGKANLSLCGLIGANLNGANLNGVNLSGANLNAAKLQQAEVLFADFTEASLTEADLYKANLMGANLQRTSLYQANLSQVNLVGANLANANFCDVKLAGAILTGVKNLKSEQISLAFGDRSTRLPDSFEIPIHWRQSS, encoded by the coding sequence ATGCCTGCTAATAAAACAGATAAGTTATGGCGTTGGTTGATTGGAATAACCGTTATATTTGCCGTTACCATAACTGTGATTCTATTTGTATCATCTAATTCTCCAGGTTTAGCAATTCAACAAAAAATACAGTTTAGAAATCAAGCTTTAATAACCACTGCTATCCTTTTTTTAGGGTTGGGAGTAATAATTAATGCTTACTATGCAGCAAAGCGTATAGATGCGATACATAAAAGTGCCTTAGCTGCTGAAAAAAATGTCGAAATTAATGTTCAAAATGCCAAGTTATCAGAGAATCGTTTAATTTCAGAGCGTTTGATGACGGCTATTACCCAACTGGGACACGAGAAAATCGAAACCCGAACGGGTGCAATTTATGTTTTAGAAAAAGTTGCACAGGATTTTCCGCAAGAACACTGGACAGTTATGGAAATCCTCACAGCTTTTGTCCGCGAGAACGCTCCTGCTAGAGAAGTAGAAGTACTAGAGGAAGATGATTCACAGCCAACATCCCTAAATAGGTACAAGCAGGCAGAGCGTCAAAAACTACAACAATACCTGCATCAAAATGAAGAATCTGCAAAAATTCGCTCAGACGTTCAAGTAGCCTTGACTGTTATTGGTCGTCGTAATTATTTACAAGATGAGGACAATAAAAGAATCGATTTGCGTAATGTCAATCTCAGACGAGTAGAACTTTTGGGAGCTAATTTACAAAAAGCAGACTTGCGTGGTTGTGATTTGCGGGGAGCAGATTTGCGCGGTTGTGATTTTAGTGGCGCGAACCTTGATAGTGTCAAACTTGCAGGTGCTATTTTGTTTGAGGCTATTTTTTTAAAAGCGAATTTACAAGGAGCCGATATACAAGGCGCAAACTTAAATCGTGCTGATCTAAGTGGTGCGAATTTACGGGGTGCTAATCTTATGGGTGCTAGTCTACGTGCAGCTACCTTGCAGGGAGCAAATCTTTATAAAGTTAATTTACAACAAGCAATACTAAAATTAGCAAATCTATCTGGTGCTAAGTTGTTTTTGGCTAATATGCAGGGAGCAAAACTAGGTAAAGCAAATTTGTCGCTTTGCGGTTTAATCGGTGCAAATCTTAATGGTGCAAATCTTAACGGTGTAAATCTGTCTGGTGCAAATTTGAATGCAGCTAAGTTACAACAAGCAGAAGTTTTATTTGCTGATTTTACTGAAGCTAGTTTGACAGAAGCAGATTTGTATAAAGCCAATTTGATGGGAGCAAATTTACAAAGAACAAGTCTTTATCAAGCAAATCTTTCTCAAGTCAATCTTGTAGGTGCTAACCTAGCAAATGCTAACTTTTGTGATGTTAAATTGGCTGGAGCGATTCTTACAGGAGTGAAAAATTTAAAATCAGAACAGATTAGCTTGGCATTTGGCGATCGCAGCACTCGCTTACCTGATAGTTTTGAAATACCAATACATTGGCGACAATCTAGTTAA
- a CDS encoding pentapeptide repeat-containing protein: MQYSDLMVSSTDQKISFSKQINSYGKSNVTNQSLKVIIKDLQHQAIGIRLSAVYELEQIADNYPQYHWLIIEALCHFIRHYASGISSSNLDYRSKLAVQTALNVITRSNIKLNVENQQLDLSNTDIRGVNLRKAHLEGANLYRVDLSGADLSEANLCGSILTAANLAGANLAGANLSGAILSAANLSAANLTGANFTEANLYLADLRETILYETKFNRANLREVKFTTPDTSNNNSLNIQYPDSTSHNEPDTIY, encoded by the coding sequence ATGCAATACAGTGATTTGATGGTTAGTAGCACCGATCAAAAAATTTCGTTTAGTAAACAAATAAACTCTTATGGAAAAAGTAATGTTACCAATCAAAGCTTAAAAGTAATTATCAAAGATTTACAGCATCAAGCAATAGGAATCAGACTCAGTGCTGTTTATGAGTTAGAACAAATTGCTGATAATTATCCTCAATATCACTGGCTAATTATAGAAGCTCTTTGTCATTTTATACGTCATTATGCTTCTGGCATTTCTTCATCAAACTTAGACTATCGTTCAAAACTTGCAGTTCAAACTGCTTTAAATGTTATTACTAGAAGCAATATCAAACTTAACGTAGAAAATCAACAATTAGATTTGAGTAACACGGATATCAGAGGAGTAAATCTAAGAAAAGCTCACTTAGAAGGAGCGAACCTCTATCGAGTTGATCTTTCTGGCGCAGACTTATCTGAAGCTAATCTTTGTGGCTCAATTCTCACAGCCGCTAACCTTGCTGGTGCTAACCTTGCTGGGGCAAATTTATCTGGTGCAATTCTCAGTGCTGCCAACCTCAGTGCTGCCAACCTGACTGGAGCTAATTTTACTGAAGCAAATTTATATTTAGCTGATTTGCGAGAAACAATTTTATATGAGACAAAATTTAATAGAGCGAATTTAAGGGAGGTAAAATTTACAACTCCTGATACTAGCAATAATAACTCGCTAAACATCCAGTATCCAGACTCTACAAGTCATAATGAACCAGACACAATTTATTAA
- a CDS encoding FAD-dependent oxidoreductase, protein MQQNLQRLHHSLVLVGGGHSHAIILKMLGMKPLPEVRLTLVSPASDTPYSGMLPGHIAGVYGRDECHINLQKLANFAQAQFCIDKVVDLDLINRKVICANHPAVDFDFLSIDIGSTPATLSVSGAAEYAVPAKPVSQLLEHWYRVVDSVTQNPHIKINIAIAGGGAGGVELALSMQAHLQRILKQAQQPLSNLEIHLFHRRPELMSHHHPSVQRQIKQVLIQRGVKLHLEQTVCEITPVSESLEIKCESGLTIKCNKIFWVTQASAPQWVETTGLATDERGFILVNDTLQSLTHPEVFAAGDIATMINHPRPKAGVFAVRQGKPLYENLKRMVQGQPLKPYIPQQQYLSLIGTGDGKAIATRGSITLPPHPLLWQWKDWLDRRFMQQFEGLGR, encoded by the coding sequence ATGCAGCAAAATTTACAGCGACTTCATCATAGCTTAGTGCTAGTTGGGGGTGGTCACAGTCATGCCATTATATTAAAAATGTTGGGGATGAAACCTCTACCTGAAGTACGTCTAACTTTAGTTTCCCCTGCTTCAGATACACCATACTCTGGAATGTTACCAGGACATATTGCTGGTGTTTATGGGCGTGATGAATGCCATATCAACTTGCAAAAATTAGCTAACTTTGCTCAAGCACAATTTTGTATAGATAAAGTAGTTGACCTAGATTTAATTAACCGCAAAGTTATTTGTGCTAACCATCCTGCGGTAGATTTCGATTTCCTGTCTATCGATATTGGCAGTACACCTGCCACACTGTCTGTATCCGGTGCAGCAGAATATGCAGTTCCTGCTAAACCAGTATCACAATTACTAGAGCATTGGTATCGGGTGGTGGACAGCGTAACTCAAAATCCTCACATTAAGATAAATATTGCGATCGCCGGCGGTGGTGCTGGTGGCGTAGAATTAGCCCTATCAATGCAAGCACATCTACAACGCATATTAAAACAAGCCCAACAACCCCTAAGTAATCTGGAAATTCATTTATTCCATCGCCGTCCTGAACTAATGTCTCACCATCACCCATCAGTACAGCGTCAGATTAAGCAAGTTTTAATTCAACGCGGTGTCAAGTTACACTTAGAGCAAACAGTGTGTGAAATTACACCAGTTTCAGAATCATTAGAAATAAAATGTGAATCTGGCTTAACAATAAAATGCAACAAAATTTTCTGGGTAACACAAGCCTCAGCCCCCCAATGGGTAGAAACAACAGGTTTAGCCACCGATGAGCGAGGCTTTATTTTAGTTAACGACACACTCCAGTCACTCACACACCCAGAGGTTTTTGCAGCCGGGGACATCGCCACCATGATTAATCATCCTCGTCCCAAAGCTGGAGTATTTGCTGTACGCCAAGGTAAACCGTTATATGAAAACCTGAAGCGGATGGTACAGGGACAACCTCTCAAACCTTACATACCCCAGCAACAATACTTAAGTTTAATCGGTACTGGTGACGGAAAAGCGATCGCCACCAGAGGTAGTATCACCCTACCACCCCACCCATTACTCTGGCAGTGGAAAGACTGGCTTGACAGGCGGTTTATGCAGCAATTTGAGGGGCTAGGGAGATGA
- the ctaD gene encoding cytochrome c oxidase subunit I produces MTNIPIDRLNLPVEKPQHEFPGGWKRYFGFSTDHKVIGIQYLVTSFIFFLVGGIFAMILRGELITPESDLIDRTVYNGMFTMHGTVMLFLWTFPSLVGLANYLVPLMIGARDMAFPRLNAAAFWMVPVVGILLMSSFFVPGGPAQAGWWAYPPVSLQNPTGNLINGQVIWLLAVAISGVSSIMGAVNFVTTIVKMRAPGMGFFRMPLFVWAVFSAQIIQLFGLPALTAGAVMLLLDLTVGTSFFDPSRGGNPVMFQHYFWFYSHPAVYVIILPIFGIFSEIFPVYSRKPLFGYKVVAISSLLIAVVSAIVWVHHLYVSGTPAWMRMFFMLTTMLVSVPTGIKVFAWVATIWGGKIRLNTPMLFALGGLILFVFAGIVGIMLSSVPIDVHVNNTYFVVGHFHYVLFGTVTMGMYAALYHWFPKMTGRMYYEGWGKLHFWLTFIGTNLNFFPMHPLGLQGMLRRVSSYPPEFEGWNIVASLGAFLLGMSTLPFIFNMVVSWMHGEKAPDNPWRAIGLEWLVSSPPPVENFEEIPVVISEPYGYGKSEPLIAEAKTHH; encoded by the coding sequence ATGACAAACATCCCCATAGATAGGCTGAATCTCCCTGTGGAGAAGCCTCAACATGAATTCCCTGGAGGCTGGAAGCGATATTTCGGCTTTAGCACCGACCACAAGGTAATCGGTATCCAATACCTTGTAACCTCTTTTATCTTCTTTCTCGTTGGCGGTATTTTCGCCATGATATTGCGGGGAGAACTCATCACTCCCGAATCAGACCTAATTGACCGCACCGTATATAACGGTATGTTCACCATGCACGGCACTGTGATGCTGTTCTTGTGGACATTCCCTTCCCTTGTGGGACTAGCTAACTACCTAGTACCCCTGATGATTGGGGCGCGAGATATGGCTTTCCCTCGCCTCAACGCTGCCGCCTTCTGGATGGTTCCCGTCGTGGGGATTCTCTTGATGAGTAGCTTCTTTGTTCCCGGTGGCCCAGCTCAAGCTGGTTGGTGGGCTTATCCTCCAGTCAGTTTGCAAAACCCCACAGGTAACTTAATCAATGGGCAAGTCATCTGGCTATTGGCAGTAGCTATTTCCGGTGTGTCCTCAATTATGGGGGCAGTCAACTTCGTTACCACCATCGTCAAGATGCGTGCGCCAGGAATGGGCTTCTTTCGGATGCCTCTATTTGTTTGGGCAGTATTTAGCGCCCAGATTATTCAATTGTTTGGTTTACCAGCCTTAACAGCAGGCGCAGTCATGCTGTTACTCGACTTGACTGTGGGGACTAGCTTTTTTGACCCCAGCAGAGGCGGAAATCCAGTTATGTTCCAACACTATTTCTGGTTCTACTCCCACCCTGCTGTTTACGTCATCATTCTTCCTATCTTCGGTATCTTCTCCGAAATCTTCCCCGTCTACTCTCGTAAACCTCTATTTGGTTACAAAGTAGTTGCTATTTCCTCCCTCTTAATTGCTGTAGTCAGCGCCATTGTTTGGGTACACCACTTATACGTCAGTGGTACTCCTGCTTGGATGCGGATGTTCTTCATGCTGACAACAATGTTAGTATCCGTTCCCACAGGTATTAAAGTGTTTGCATGGGTAGCAACTATTTGGGGCGGAAAAATCCGACTCAACACCCCCATGTTGTTCGCCTTGGGTGGGCTGATTTTATTCGTCTTCGCGGGTATCGTCGGCATCATGCTTTCTTCTGTACCTATTGATGTCCACGTTAACAACACCTATTTTGTAGTCGGACACTTCCACTACGTCTTATTTGGAACCGTAACAATGGGTATGTATGCCGCCCTCTATCACTGGTTCCCCAAAATGACGGGCAGAATGTACTACGAAGGCTGGGGTAAATTGCACTTCTGGTTAACATTCATCGGTACTAACCTCAACTTCTTCCCCATGCACCCGTTAGGCTTACAAGGGATGCTACGCCGAGTTTCTTCCTACCCACCAGAGTTTGAGGGTTGGAATATCGTTGCCAGTCTTGGTGCATTCCTCTTAGGTATGTCCACCCTACCCTTCATCTTCAATATGGTGGTTTCCTGGATGCACGGTGAGAAAGCACCTGATAACCCTTGGCGGGCAATTGGTTTGGAGTGGTTAGTATCTTCTCCCCCACCTGTAGAAAACTTTGAAGAAATCCCCGTTGTGATTTCTGAACCCTACGGCTACGGCAAATCAGAACCACTAATCGCTGAAGCCAAAACTCATCATTAA
- a CDS encoding heme-copper oxidase subunit III, whose protein sequence is MDSYIVPEELEQPHHDAGEHGHDEEGNKMFGFIVFLLSESVIFLSFFAGYIVYKTTTPNWLPVGVEGLEVQAPAINTVVLVASSFVIYFAEVALKRNNLSGFRGFLLATMAMGSYFLLGQAMEWKSLKFGFTDGVYGGMFYLLTGFHGLHVLTGILLQLIIFLRSFIPHNYDTGHFGVNATSLFWHFVDVIWIVLFILIYVWQ, encoded by the coding sequence ATGGATAGTTATATCGTTCCAGAAGAATTAGAACAACCTCATCATGATGCTGGCGAACATGGTCATGATGAAGAAGGCAATAAAATGTTTGGTTTTATTGTCTTCTTATTATCTGAAAGCGTTATTTTCTTAAGCTTTTTCGCTGGCTACATAGTCTACAAAACAACTACTCCTAACTGGCTACCTGTTGGTGTTGAAGGTTTAGAAGTACAAGCTCCAGCTATTAATACAGTTGTATTGGTTGCTAGTAGTTTCGTGATTTATTTCGCAGAAGTCGCTCTCAAACGCAATAATCTTTCGGGATTCCGTGGCTTTTTATTAGCAACAATGGCTATGGGTAGCTACTTCTTGCTAGGACAAGCTATGGAATGGAAGAGCCTAAAGTTTGGCTTTACTGATGGTGTGTATGGAGGAATGTTCTATTTGTTGACGGGATTCCACGGTTTGCACGTTTTGACCGGTATCTTGTTACAGTTGATTATTTTCTTGCGATCGTTCATTCCGCATAACTACGATACAGGTCACTTCGGCGTTAATGCCACTTCCTTGTTTTGGCACTTCGTAGATGTCATCTGGATTGTGTTGTTTATCCTGATTTACGTCTGGCAGTAG